A single window of Archangium gephyra DNA harbors:
- a CDS encoding Caspase domain-containing protein, whose translation MSRGFWARSGVVVLLWMGVQGCARVPVSEEADVDGLADWPEPAPEHEKDIESPEHVPPFEPLRAPPRAANLLVLGGGGEPSSNEIALEKNVRYFQRTLEAQGLAPASATVYFANGNDGQATVRYLGEKAGKKAREQFKVPEIPHLKGPATLERFLEWVDQSARETPHQPAFIYFTGHGGLNGRHRNNNHLALWEGDTLTVRAFGLFLNRLPRTTPVVTVMSQCYAGSFANFIYQDANPKRPVVAQPRCGFFATVDFLPSVGCTPEVDEADYKDYSSSFFAGLSGLGRTGKAVASADYDKDGRVSYAEAHAFAKVDGETTDLPISTSEAWLQRRATRKDRRRFLSSPIMQVLRGGRPDQRHVVESLVGKLGFLPELSVRDNLKTAMPRTEEAVAYVERLYMELINIGMQEKLRASGSPQALAIFDRLLQCENGSWDRPPGAAPVRVEAPEAAATAP comes from the coding sequence ATGTCGCGCGGATTCTGGGCCCGGAGTGGTGTGGTGGTGCTGCTGTGGATGGGGGTGCAGGGGTGCGCCCGTGTTCCCGTCTCCGAGGAGGCGGATGTGGACGGGCTCGCCGACTGGCCCGAGCCCGCTCCCGAGCACGAGAAGGACATCGAGTCCCCCGAGCACGTGCCGCCCTTCGAGCCGCTCCGCGCTCCTCCCCGTGCCGCCAACCTCCTGGTGCTGGGCGGCGGCGGTGAGCCCTCCAGCAATGAGATCGCCCTGGAGAAGAATGTCCGCTACTTCCAGCGGACGCTCGAGGCGCAGGGACTCGCGCCCGCTTCCGCCACCGTCTATTTCGCCAATGGGAATGATGGGCAGGCCACGGTGCGCTACCTCGGGGAGAAGGCCGGGAAGAAGGCGCGCGAGCAGTTCAAGGTCCCGGAGATTCCCCACCTGAAGGGACCAGCCACGCTGGAGCGCTTCCTGGAGTGGGTGGACCAGAGCGCTCGCGAGACGCCCCATCAGCCGGCCTTCATCTACTTCACGGGGCACGGAGGCTTGAACGGCCGGCACCGCAACAACAACCACCTGGCGCTCTGGGAGGGGGACACGCTGACGGTGCGAGCCTTTGGCCTCTTCCTCAACCGGCTCCCGCGCACCACGCCCGTGGTCACGGTGATGTCCCAGTGCTACGCTGGCTCGTTCGCCAACTTCATCTACCAGGACGCCAATCCCAAGCGGCCGGTGGTGGCGCAGCCCCGCTGTGGCTTCTTCGCCACCGTGGACTTCCTGCCCTCGGTGGGCTGCACACCGGAGGTGGATGAGGCGGACTACAAGGATTACAGCTCCAGCTTCTTCGCGGGCCTCAGCGGGCTGGGCCGGACGGGGAAGGCGGTGGCCTCGGCCGACTATGACAAGGATGGCCGGGTGAGCTACGCGGAGGCCCACGCGTTCGCCAAGGTGGATGGCGAGACCACGGACCTGCCCATCTCCACCTCGGAGGCCTGGTTGCAGCGGCGCGCCACCCGGAAGGACCGGCGCCGCTTCCTGTCCTCGCCCATCATGCAAGTGCTGCGCGGCGGGCGCCCGGATCAGCGGCATGTCGTGGAGTCGCTCGTGGGCAAGCTGGGCTTCCTCCCCGAACTGTCCGTGCGCGACAACCTGAAGACAGCCATGCCTCGCACGGAGGAGGCCGTGGCCTATGTCGAGCGCCTCTACATGGAGCTGATCAACATCGGCATGCAGGAGAAGCTCCGTGCCTCGGGCTCGCCCCAGGCGCTCGCCATCTTCGATCGCCTGCTCCAGTGCGAGAACGGCTCCTGGGACAGGCCGCCGGGCGCGGCGCCGGTGCGGGTGGAAGCTCCCGAGGCGGCAGCGACGGCCCCGTGA
- a CDS encoding DUF2019 domain-containing protein, whose translation MKKTQLKKLPTEELVEKIRTLSAERWPAIYAGKPREANRMYDLLVAIERELKARGIEAQRQMLKLLDDPDPGTRCWVAGSVLQFAPAEGERVLTDIAAHVDGLVGFSAERTLEQWKAGTFNPPY comes from the coding sequence ATGAAAAAGACACAGCTCAAGAAACTCCCAACGGAAGAGTTGGTCGAAAAAATCAGAACCCTTTCCGCCGAAAGATGGCCCGCCATCTACGCTGGTAAACCAAGAGAGGCAAATCGCATGTATGATCTCCTCGTGGCGATCGAAAGGGAACTCAAAGCAAGAGGCATAGAGGCGCAGCGCCAGATGTTGAAGCTACTCGATGATCCAGACCCGGGAACCCGTTGCTGGGTCGCGGGATCAGTGTTGCAGTTCGCACCCGCCGAGGGGGAGCGGGTGCTGACAGACATCGCCGCGCACGTTGACGGGCTGGTGGGTTTCTCCGCCGAGAGAACGCTGGAGCAATGGAAGGCAGGAACCTTCAACCCCCCTTATTAG
- a CDS encoding SDR family NAD(P)-dependent oxidoreductase: protein MTTTQKTAVVTGASRGIGKALVQAYVKEGYQVWALARAAEALEELARESGGAVKPLAVDVADEGAVLAASKRILEGGTPRVLVNNAGISVSAPLHKTTTEDYRRVMKVNVEAPFLFCRELIPAMAAAGGGRVINIGSMAATRGVKYTSAYCASKHALLGLTKSLAAEWARKNVTVNIVNPGWVETDMLTNAKAAISKSTGRSEQEAHAALANMNAMGRVIQPEEVAALCVFLSSDAAATITGAAYNIDGGEAG, encoded by the coding sequence ATGACGACGACCCAGAAGACGGCAGTGGTGACGGGAGCGAGCCGGGGAATCGGCAAGGCGCTGGTGCAGGCGTACGTGAAGGAGGGCTACCAGGTGTGGGCGCTGGCGCGAGCGGCGGAGGCGCTGGAGGAGCTGGCGCGCGAGTCGGGAGGAGCGGTGAAGCCGCTGGCGGTGGACGTGGCGGACGAGGGGGCGGTGCTGGCGGCGAGCAAGCGGATATTGGAGGGGGGGACGCCGCGGGTGCTGGTGAACAACGCGGGGATTTCGGTATCGGCGCCGCTGCACAAGACGACGACGGAGGACTACCGGCGGGTGATGAAGGTGAACGTGGAGGCGCCGTTCCTGTTCTGCCGGGAGTTGATTCCGGCGATGGCGGCGGCGGGAGGGGGCCGGGTGATCAACATCGGGAGCATGGCGGCGACGAGGGGGGTGAAATACACGTCGGCGTACTGTGCGTCGAAGCACGCGCTGCTGGGGCTGACGAAGTCCTTGGCGGCGGAGTGGGCGCGCAAGAACGTGACGGTGAACATCGTGAATCCGGGCTGGGTGGAGACGGACATGCTCACGAACGCGAAGGCGGCGATCTCGAAGAGCACGGGCCGGAGCGAGCAGGAGGCGCACGCGGCGTTGGCGAACATGAACGCGATGGGGCGGGTGATCCAGCCGGAGGAAGTGGCGGCGCTGTGCGTGTTCCTGAGCTCGGACGCGGCGGCGACCATCACGGGGGCGGCCTACAACATCGACGGAGGCGAGGCGGGCTAA
- a CDS encoding acyl-CoA dehydrogenase family protein gives MPRADITDLFRIDDLLSPEEKAARDTVARFVDSEVLPIIGKHFREGSFPSHLVPRLGEMGVFGANLQGYGCAGLNTVSYGLILQELERGDSGLRSFASVQGSLCMFPLHAYGSEAQKQRFLPAMARGELIGCFGLTEADFGSNPGGMRTRARRDGDSWVLNGSKTWITNGSIADVAIVWAKTDEGGPESIRGFLVEKGMPGFSAREIPGKFSMRASTTSELSFQDVRVPDANVLPGVTGLRGPLSCLNTARMTIAFAVTGAAIACFEGAREYSLSRGQFDKPIAAYQLTQEKLADMLQEIVKAQLLSLRLARLKDEGKATPVMVSLAKRNNVKSALEIARVARSIYGANGVTDAYPPIRHLLNLESVYTYEGTHEVHTLVLGKAITGYDAFS, from the coding sequence ATGCCTCGCGCGGACATCACCGACCTCTTCCGCATCGACGACCTCCTCTCCCCCGAGGAGAAGGCCGCCCGCGACACCGTCGCCCGCTTCGTCGACTCCGAGGTCCTCCCCATCATCGGCAAGCACTTCCGCGAGGGCTCCTTCCCCTCCCACCTCGTGCCCCGCCTCGGCGAAATGGGCGTGTTCGGCGCCAACCTCCAGGGCTACGGCTGCGCGGGCCTCAACACCGTCAGCTACGGCCTCATCCTCCAGGAACTCGAGCGCGGTGACTCGGGGCTGCGCTCCTTCGCCTCCGTGCAGGGCTCGCTCTGCATGTTCCCCCTCCACGCCTATGGCAGTGAGGCCCAGAAGCAGCGCTTCCTCCCCGCCATGGCCCGCGGCGAGCTCATCGGCTGCTTCGGCCTCACCGAGGCCGACTTCGGCTCCAACCCCGGCGGCATGCGCACCCGCGCCCGCCGCGACGGTGACTCCTGGGTGCTCAACGGCTCCAAGACGTGGATCACGAATGGCTCCATCGCCGACGTCGCCATCGTCTGGGCCAAGACGGACGAGGGCGGCCCCGAGTCCATCCGCGGCTTCCTCGTGGAGAAGGGCATGCCTGGCTTCTCCGCCCGCGAGATTCCCGGCAAGTTCTCCATGCGCGCCTCCACCACCAGCGAGCTGTCCTTCCAGGACGTGCGCGTGCCCGACGCCAACGTGCTGCCCGGCGTCACCGGCCTGCGCGGGCCCCTGTCCTGTCTCAACACCGCGCGGATGACCATCGCCTTCGCCGTCACCGGCGCCGCCATCGCCTGCTTCGAGGGCGCTCGCGAGTACTCCCTCTCCCGCGGCCAGTTCGACAAGCCCATCGCCGCTTATCAGCTCACCCAGGAGAAGCTGGCGGACATGCTCCAGGAGATCGTCAAGGCGCAGCTGCTCTCCCTCCGGCTCGCGCGCCTCAAGGACGAGGGCAAGGCCACCCCCGTCATGGTGAGCCTCGCCAAGCGCAACAACGTGAAGTCCGCCCTGGAGATCGCCCGCGTGGCCCGGAGCATCTACGGCGCCAACGGCGTCACCGACGCCTACCCGCCCATCCGTCACCTGCTCAACCTGGAAAGTGTGTACACCTACGAAGGCACGCACGAGGTCCACACGCTCGTACTCGGCAAGGCCATCACCGGCTACGACGCCTTCAGCTGA
- a CDS encoding ATPase domain-containing protein, with protein sequence MSGPGDYPAIPRLETGIPNLDAIFHGGLPKGSVSVLAGPPGSGKTTLTQQMCFHHASQGGRVLYFNTLSEPTAKTLLYLRPFAFFEPKLLEEHIRFIDLGVILRTKGLELTANLVMDHLKQFKPSMLVIDSYKVFDDLAKSAEELRKFTYELTVRLMAWECTTFLLGEYHPEQFEHPAYSAIDGIITLKQRQQSGEQQRLLQVIKMRGTSHSRDEHPFVVSSDGVDVYAPSVTLRRNRPTGQQSPEADRLKTGVSKLDELLGEGIPLGSSVIVSGVAGSGKTVMGLEFLYRGARDFEEKGIYFSFEETAERLRSTARGLGWDLDRELDRGLVRIVFIPQPDILVDRHLLEMQRHVESFGARRVVVDSMSVFLHKLEDKRIVRDKVFWLASIVQNHQAVGFFANDVPSGSSQHTRFGVEETVMDGLILLSMEQEGLERHRYLEVNKLRNTGHAQGKHSMAIGLGGISVFPRLDELLPEVEAVPLAPDRRRLSSGMPQLDVLLGGGLLDGSVTLVSGSPGTGKSTLGLQFALEVMRTKERALYISLEEGPGQLLQEAESLGLPLREALESGGVEVLFLPREHLHAARFLSVVEDKISKLRPARVVLDSASDIEVLGLVSEELRMLLYGLVIRLRTLGVTSFFTLEARSLFMSDIISERGLSPLADNILMFRYVQEDSGLVPMLTVVKTRGSVHDRASHRIRIGEGGMRLGSAPEAAPPSSKDAKKKRGPSPKQGPGPKRGRRK encoded by the coding sequence ATGAGCGGCCCAGGTGACTATCCGGCCATCCCCCGGCTGGAGACGGGCATCCCCAACCTGGATGCCATCTTCCACGGTGGCCTGCCCAAGGGGAGTGTGTCGGTCCTCGCCGGTCCTCCGGGCTCGGGAAAGACGACGCTCACCCAGCAGATGTGTTTCCACCACGCGTCCCAGGGCGGCCGGGTCCTCTACTTCAACACCCTCTCCGAGCCCACCGCCAAGACGCTGCTCTACCTGCGGCCCTTCGCCTTCTTCGAGCCGAAGCTGCTCGAGGAGCACATCCGCTTCATCGACCTGGGCGTCATCCTCCGGACCAAGGGCCTGGAGCTGACGGCCAACCTGGTGATGGATCATCTCAAGCAGTTCAAGCCCTCGATGCTGGTCATCGACAGCTACAAGGTCTTCGACGACCTGGCCAAGTCGGCCGAGGAGCTGCGCAAGTTCACCTACGAGCTCACCGTCCGGCTGATGGCCTGGGAGTGCACCACCTTCCTGCTCGGCGAGTACCACCCCGAGCAGTTCGAGCATCCGGCCTACTCCGCCATCGACGGCATCATCACCCTCAAGCAGCGACAGCAGTCGGGAGAGCAGCAGCGTTTGTTGCAGGTCATCAAGATGCGCGGCACCTCGCACAGCCGCGACGAGCACCCGTTCGTCGTCTCCTCCGACGGCGTCGACGTCTACGCGCCGAGTGTCACCCTGCGGCGCAATCGCCCCACCGGGCAGCAATCGCCGGAGGCGGACCGCCTGAAGACGGGCGTCTCCAAGCTCGATGAGCTCCTCGGCGAGGGCATTCCCCTGGGCTCGAGCGTCATCGTCTCGGGCGTGGCGGGCTCCGGCAAGACGGTGATGGGGCTGGAGTTCCTCTACCGGGGGGCCCGGGACTTCGAGGAGAAGGGCATCTACTTCTCCTTCGAGGAGACCGCGGAGCGTCTGCGCTCCACCGCCCGGGGGCTGGGTTGGGATCTGGACCGGGAGCTGGACCGGGGACTGGTGCGGATCGTCTTCATCCCCCAGCCGGACATCCTGGTGGACCGGCACCTGCTGGAGATGCAGCGCCACGTCGAGTCCTTCGGGGCCCGGCGCGTGGTGGTCGACTCGATGTCGGTCTTCCTCCACAAGCTCGAGGACAAGCGCATCGTGCGCGACAAGGTGTTCTGGCTGGCCAGCATCGTGCAGAACCATCAGGCGGTGGGCTTCTTCGCCAACGACGTGCCTTCCGGCTCGTCGCAGCACACCCGCTTCGGCGTGGAAGAGACGGTGATGGACGGGCTCATCCTGCTGTCCATGGAGCAGGAGGGCCTCGAGCGCCACCGCTATCTCGAGGTGAACAAGCTGCGCAACACCGGGCATGCCCAGGGCAAGCACTCGATGGCCATTGGCCTCGGGGGCATCAGCGTCTTCCCGCGCCTGGACGAGCTGCTGCCCGAGGTGGAGGCCGTCCCGCTCGCGCCCGACCGGCGGCGTCTCTCCTCCGGCATGCCCCAGTTGGATGTGCTGCTGGGGGGCGGGCTGCTGGATGGCAGCGTGACGCTGGTGTCGGGAAGCCCCGGCACGGGCAAGAGCACCCTGGGCCTGCAGTTCGCGCTGGAGGTGATGCGTACAAAGGAGCGTGCGCTCTACATCAGCCTGGAGGAAGGCCCCGGCCAGCTGCTCCAGGAGGCCGAGTCGCTGGGGCTGCCGCTGCGCGAGGCGCTCGAGTCCGGAGGGGTGGAGGTGCTCTTCCTGCCCCGTGAGCACCTGCACGCGGCGCGCTTCCTCAGCGTGGTGGAGGACAAGATCTCCAAGCTGCGGCCCGCCCGGGTGGTGCTCGACAGCGCCAGCGACATCGAGGTGCTGGGGCTGGTGTCCGAGGAGCTGCGGATGCTGCTCTACGGCCTGGTCATCCGCCTGCGCACCCTGGGGGTGACGAGCTTCTTCACCCTCGAGGCGCGCTCGCTCTTCATGTCCGACATCATCAGCGAGCGCGGGTTGTCTCCGCTGGCGGACAACATCCTCATGTTCCGCTACGTCCAGGAGGACAGCGGGCTCGTCCCGATGCTGACCGTGGTGAAGACGCGCGGCAGCGTCCACGACCGGGCGAGCCATCGCATCCGCATCGGCGAGGGCGGCATGCGGCTGGGTAGCGCGCCCGAGGCCGCGCCCCCATCTTCCAAGGACGCGAAGAAGAAGCGCGGCCCCAGCCCCAAGCAGGGGCCGGGTCCCAAGCGGGGGCGCCGCAAGTAG
- a CDS encoding GAF domain-containing sensor histidine kinase, giving the protein MEEGSPANVEAGPSRSFREREPAWRHLDHLYEISKRLAALEEVERTFAEVMTLASRAHPLRTALLLVGLDAGGEALLDRPVVTGWRAEDVPAARLTLAAKQAASTYAWMVGEPAVEPQYELEAGVGGAGSWVLPEPPVRAEPAFITLPLVAKGFTFGTLQVESDGVLAEEGLAFLDAVANQFALALDRHYALRREIRLRERAELFERVQRDLLQRERLAHQVAEEAHRRQAFLAEASALLAGSLDYRTSLPNLARLLVPAWADCCAMDLLGPTGAERIAMMAAEPAGHPLGSASFVGQVLASHPWVAFTASPENLPEGHLAVERAEWTGFPSNLRLLIRVRGRTLGALSLISARPERYGPADVTLFETLAQRIATAVDSALLFQQAQEAVRWREELLAVVSHDIKTPLLVVRMNAEMLLHASRPPGEERRRHGRRQLEIILQAAGQMRDLIGGILDRARLQGMPMPLALQPWSVDELFRQAADVLRPLALNKSQDLVVEVGPGLPSVRADRDRVLQVLGNLVGNALKFTPAGGTVTLRARKVDGMVRISVKDNGPGIAPEDVPHLFERFWRASGVNERGTGLGLSIVKSIVEAHGGSLWVETQLGMGSTFFFTLPAAEP; this is encoded by the coding sequence GTGGAGGAAGGCAGCCCAGCGAATGTCGAGGCAGGCCCGTCCCGGTCCTTCCGTGAGCGCGAGCCTGCCTGGCGGCACCTCGACCACCTGTATGAGATCAGCAAGCGGCTCGCGGCCTTGGAGGAGGTGGAGCGCACCTTCGCGGAGGTGATGACGCTGGCCTCCCGGGCGCATCCCCTGCGGACCGCGCTGCTGCTCGTGGGGCTGGATGCGGGCGGCGAGGCCTTGTTGGATCGCCCGGTCGTGACGGGCTGGCGCGCGGAGGACGTCCCGGCCGCGCGGCTCACCCTGGCCGCGAAGCAGGCCGCCTCCACGTATGCCTGGATGGTGGGAGAGCCGGCGGTGGAGCCCCAGTACGAGCTGGAGGCTGGGGTGGGGGGCGCGGGCTCGTGGGTCCTCCCCGAGCCTCCCGTGCGGGCCGAGCCGGCGTTCATCACCCTGCCGCTGGTGGCCAAGGGGTTCACCTTCGGCACGCTCCAGGTGGAGTCGGACGGGGTGTTGGCCGAGGAGGGGCTCGCCTTCCTCGATGCGGTGGCCAACCAGTTCGCGCTGGCCCTGGATCGTCACTACGCGTTGAGGCGCGAGATCCGTCTGCGCGAGCGCGCGGAGCTGTTCGAGCGGGTGCAGCGCGACCTGTTGCAGCGCGAGCGGCTGGCGCACCAGGTGGCGGAGGAGGCTCACCGGCGCCAGGCCTTCCTGGCCGAGGCGAGCGCCCTGCTGGCCGGCTCGTTGGACTACCGCACCTCGCTTCCCAACCTCGCGCGCCTGCTGGTGCCCGCGTGGGCGGATTGCTGTGCCATGGATCTGCTGGGTCCCACCGGGGCCGAGCGCATCGCCATGATGGCCGCCGAGCCCGCGGGCCACCCGCTCGGCAGCGCGTCCTTCGTGGGCCAGGTGCTCGCGTCGCACCCGTGGGTGGCCTTCACGGCCAGCCCCGAGAACCTGCCGGAGGGGCACCTGGCGGTGGAGCGGGCCGAGTGGACCGGCTTTCCCTCCAACCTGCGGTTGCTCATCCGGGTCCGGGGCCGCACGCTCGGGGCGCTGAGCCTCATCTCCGCGCGGCCGGAGCGCTATGGCCCCGCCGACGTCACCCTCTTCGAGACGCTGGCCCAGCGCATCGCCACGGCGGTGGACTCCGCGCTGCTCTTCCAGCAGGCCCAGGAGGCGGTGCGCTGGCGCGAGGAATTGCTCGCCGTCGTCTCGCACGACATCAAGACGCCCCTGCTCGTGGTGCGCATGAACGCGGAGATGCTCCTGCATGCCTCGCGGCCGCCCGGGGAGGAGCGCCGGCGTCATGGCCGCCGCCAACTGGAGATCATCCTGCAGGCGGCGGGGCAGATGAGGGATCTCATCGGAGGCATCCTCGATCGGGCGCGCCTGCAGGGGATGCCCATGCCGCTGGCGCTCCAGCCCTGGTCGGTGGACGAGCTCTTCCGTCAGGCGGCGGATGTGCTCCGGCCGCTCGCCTTGAACAAGTCCCAGGATCTGGTGGTGGAGGTGGGCCCGGGGCTGCCCTCCGTGCGCGCCGACCGGGATCGCGTGCTGCAGGTGCTCGGCAACCTGGTGGGCAACGCCCTCAAGTTCACCCCGGCGGGAGGCACCGTCACCCTCCGGGCCCGGAAGGTGGATGGGATGGTGCGCATCTCGGTGAAGGACAACGGGCCGGGCATCGCGCCCGAGGACGTGCCGCACCTCTTCGAGCGCTTCTGGCGGGCCTCCGGCGTGAACGAGCGGGGAACCGGGCTCGGGTTGAGCATCGTGAAGAGCATCGTCGAGGCGCATGGCGGCAGCCTCTGGGTGGAGACCCAGCTCGGCATGGGCAGCACCTTCTTCTTCACGCTGCCGGCCGCCGAGCCCTGA